A portion of the Candidatus Angelobacter sp. genome contains these proteins:
- a CDS encoding ATP-binding protein produces MPHVKTTPERFELSDLARYAETVGKGEFAHRPFTLEIDCPADLGTVYVLKDYLETILWQLLSNARKFTLEGGVWLKIRRERSPQNGADMIVISVSDTGCGIPAEWATWIFEPFKIQKIYPNRAGIGLHMIRTLCQHMGGAVRFVSEVGKGTIFTVTVPAEVQDNDPGITS; encoded by the coding sequence ATGCCTCACGTGAAAACAACTCCAGAACGGTTCGAACTGTCGGATCTGGCCCGCTACGCCGAAACTGTGGGAAAAGGGGAGTTTGCGCATCGTCCTTTCACCCTGGAAATCGATTGCCCCGCCGATCTCGGCACCGTGTATGTGCTGAAGGATTACCTGGAAACGATCCTTTGGCAGCTGCTTAGCAACGCCAGGAAGTTTACGCTGGAAGGAGGAGTTTGGCTCAAAATCCGCCGGGAGCGGTCTCCTCAAAACGGGGCAGATATGATCGTCATTTCAGTCAGCGATACAGGATGTGGCATTCCCGCGGAATGGGCGACCTGGATTTTCGAGCCGTTCAAGATTCAGAAGATTTACCCGAATCGGGCTGGAATCGGCCTGCACATGATCCGGACTTTGTGTCAACACATGGGTGGTGCAGTTCGTTTCGTCAGTGAGGTTGGCAAAGGCACCATTTTCACGGTGACGGTGCCGGCGGAAGTTCAGGACAACGACCCAGGGATAACAAGCTGA